GAAGACGCTGCAGTCGGTgctccacgccgccgtgccggccgtGCAGTCCACGCTCATCGACCCCGACCTCGGCTTCCCGTCCTTCTTCGTCATCGACAAGCTGTTCGAGGACGGGGTCCAGCTGCCCAAGGCCGAGCAGCTAGGCTTCCTCGCCGGCATCCTGCCGCGCCTGCTGCAGAAACTCCGCGACGGCCCCGGCGACCAGCTCCTCCTCTTCGGCAGGCCCGCCAATGTCAAGAGTACGTCTTGCACTCTTGCTTGTTTATTTTCAGAACAAAATTGCACGAGCAGGAGGAATTTCTTGCTAGCTCTGGATTCAGCAATCTGCAATGGGCATTGATCGATCGGTCACCAAGTGCTTGCAGAGGACAAGTTTGCATGGTTGAGGGACGAGGAGTTCGCAAGGGAGACGCTTGCCGGCATGAATCCGTACGCAATCGAGCTCGTCAGGGTAAGTCTCCAGgcaaccttttttttcttctaaaatgATAAAATATTGTGCAGACATGTACATTGGTTGAAATGTTCAGAAATGTTCAGGTAAGATTTTGATCCATGTCTACACAAAACCTTGCAGGAGTTTCCTCTGAAGAGCAAGCTCGACCCCGCGGTGTACGGGCCGGCGGAGTCGTCGATCACCGCCGAGGTGCTGGAGCAGCAGATGGGGTGCGTGATGACGGTCGCCGAGGCGTTGAAGCAGAAGCGGCTCTTCATGCTGGACTACCACGACCTGTTCCTGCCGTACGTGCACAAGATCCGGGCGCAGGAGCACACCACCATGTACGGCTCGCACACCGTCTTCTTCCTCTGCGACGACGGCACGCTGCGGCTGCTGGCCATCGAGCTCACCCggccggcgtcgccggcgcAGCCGCAGTGGAGGCGCGTCTTCACCCCGTCCACGGACACCACCGAGTCCTGGCTGTGGCGGATGGCCAAGTCCCATGTCCGCGCGCACGATTCCGGCCACCACGAGCTCGTCAGCCACTGGCTGCGCACACACGGGGCCGTGGAGCCGTACATCATCGCCGCGAACCGGCAGCTCAGCGAGATGCACCCCATCTACCAGCTGCTGCACCCGCACTTCCGCTACACCATGCGGATCAACGCGCTCGCGCGGACGGCGCTCATCAACGCCGGCGGCATCATCGAGCTCTCGTTCTCGCCGCAGAAGTACGCCATGGAGCTCAGCTCCGTCGCGTACGACCAGCTCTGGCGCTTCGACACGGAGACCCTCCCCGCCGACCTCGTCCGCAGGGGGATGGCCGATGAGGATCCCACGGCAGAGCACGGCCTGAGGCTCGCGATCAAGGACTACCCGTTCGCCAACGACGGGCTGCTGATCTGGGACGCCATCAAGGGCTGGGTGCAGGCGTACGTCTCGCGGTTCTACCCCGGCTCCGGCgtggtcgccggcgacgcggagcTGCAGGCGTTCTGGGCGGACGTCCGCACCGTGGGCCACGCCGACAAGAAGGACGCGCCGGGGTGGCCGGCGCTGGACTCGCCGGGCAGCCTGGCGCACGCGCTGACGACCATCATCTGGGTCGCGTCGGCGCACCACGCCGCCGTCAACTTCGGGCAGTACGACTTCGGCGGGTACTTCCCGAACCGGCCGTCCATCGCGCGCACCAAAATGCCGGTGGAGGAGCCCGTCGATGCCGGCGCGCTCGCGGCGTTCCTGGACAACCCAGACCAGGCGCTCCGGGAGTGCTTCCCGTCGCAGGTGCAGGCGACGCTGGTGATGGCCGTGCTGGACCTGCTGTCCACGCACTCCCCCGACGAGGAGTACCTCGGCGGGCTGGAGACCGCACCGTGGAGCGACGACGCCGAGGTGCAGGCGGCGTACGGCAAGTTCAACGCGCAGCTCAAGGAGATCGAGGGGATCATCGACGTGAGGAACGCGGACAGGAGGCTCAAGAACCGGTGTGGCGCCGGCATCGTGCCGTACCAGCTCATGAAACCCTTCTCCGAGGCCGGTGGGACGGGCAAGGGCATCCCCAACAGCACGTCCATCTGAGTTCTTAGAGCTTAGAGGGCACCACCTATTGGGTTTCATCAGATTCAGAAATTAATCGAACACTACAATAAACTTACTAAGACGATGTATAtggattgatttttttttatatatttttatgcTGGAGCATGCTAGCCTTTGATTCACAATTAATGTATCTGAAAATAGGTTCATGTATTTACTAAAGAAAATGAATTACTACCTCAATCCCAAATTACAATTCATTTTAAATTTTCTAGATATAAATATTTTGTAATGCATCTAGATGTACAGCAGTGAAAAATAATACTTATTTCCAAAAATTTCTactctctatttttatttacatgttgtATTAAGTTTGTCTTAAGTTAAACTTAGCAAACTTTGACTAAACTTATAGaaagaaataataatatttataatacTAAATTTGCTTCGTTGAATCCAACATGAAGTATATGTTGATAGTGCATATGTTGGATAGTATGCTATATGTTTCTATAGATTTGGTTAAAGTTAGTTAAATTTAATTTAAgacaaacctaatacgacatgtaaataaaaataaaaacggagggagtagcctGTTTGGCATGGCTCCAACTCTGCCTGGCTTGGCGACGTAGATGACAACAGCCTCGTATCATCATTTGGAAATGCCAATTTAAATATTTTATATGTGGATGTATATGGCCCAGCTCTGAAATGCTGAtcagtttgtttgttttttcgGAAATTTGAATGATTTCCCGGGAACGTAGAAGAAAACAGGCCGATAGCAGTGAAAGCAGCCCAATAAACAAATGGAATAAAATCGAACCAATCGCAACAAAGCCCAATTCGAAGTCGAACCTACCGTGAGCCCATGGACAAAGCCCACTAGCCAGAacctcgtcggcggcgaccaAACCTCACCTACTGTTTCCTTGGCCCATCTGGCCGTCTCCCTTTGCTCCGACCCCGACCACTGCCCGCGGCGCGCGCCATGGAGCCGGACGCCGACGAGGATTACATGGGCGACCTCTCCCACTTCCTCCCGCCGAGTCCGTCCTCCTCCACCCCATCGAGTAAACTCGGGCACCGGAAGCAACCACCCGCGCAGGCGCAGTCGCAGGCGCGGGCGAAGCGCGGGAAGGGGGTGCCgtgcaggagcggcggcggcaggagcgcGAGAGGAAGCAGCGGGAGGAGGACGCCCGCACGATGGCCGGGCTCGCCGAGGCCATCCCGGAGAGCAACGTAGGGTTCAGGATGTTGAAGCAGATGGGGTACGACCCGggggcgcgcggcgccgccgagccggTCGGCATCGAGGTCCGCCGCTCGAGGGCCGGCCTCGGGGCGGAGCCTGCGgtggcaccggcgccggcgcctgctCCGACGGAGAAGACGCGGGAGGCGGTGGAGATGGAGCGGAGGCTGCAGGAGGAGATGATGGGGGAGCTGAGGGCGAGTAAGAGGCGAAGAGCACGCAGTAGAGGGGGCGGAGGGTGGTGTGGGACTTCCGCAAGGCCGAGGCGGCGCTCGCGCAGCTGGAGAACCGGGAGGTGGAGCCGCCGGCACCGGAGGGGGAGGACAAGGATAAAGAGGcagatgaggaagaggaggtgATCACAGAAGAGGTAGTCTCAATTTACTCTTATGCTTCCAAATTCACACCCATGTTCGTTCTGTTGATCACAGATTTAAGATCACGGGCCCAATGTATTGTGGTATCAACTAGAAAACTGGAAGTCCCTTCAATTTCTGATGGGACTGCTCAGTCATTTTATTTTTCACCAATGTGATCATGACCATGATTTTTGGCATGCATAACCTAATTGGATAAATGCTTATTGTTGCTATTTTTGTTTCACGAAAGCACTAAACATAAATGCTTATTGTTGCCTGATAATGGCATGCCTGTTCACTCATATTTAGGGGTGTtaattggtgacccttaggtgcacctccaaccctctttagttcaaagttTTGTACTAATTTTCCAAAATGTGATTTCATTTTaaagaagtagtacaaaattttgaactaaagaggattggaggtgcacctaagggtcactaATTAACACCCCTACTCATATTGCACCATGTGAAGGCAATGATGAGTCCCATGGATATGAAGTGTGAGATCTGAAGTGACGAGATTAACATTCCATGTTTTGTCTTGCAGGATTTGCAGAATATATTGTCTAAGTTACGCGATCAATACCAGTACTTCCTATATTGTGGATGCAAGGTGAGCTTTAGTCTGGAGAAGAATAGACTGTTTGTATTTGGAGAACATGAATACTTTTGCCCATCTAGTAACATTGCATCTTTGGAAGCTCAAATCAAAATTATATATAGTGTTGGAACGCATTCCTCCATCCCCTGTACCGCATGATCCAAAATTCTAGCAACTGAGTTTTTGATAGAACATCTTCCATGCCTTTTAAGAGAAGTTGTTTCTCCCTTTTTCAGTATGAATCAGCGGAAGCACTGGCAAAGGAATGCCCTGGCCCTAATGAGGATGATCATTGATTTGTTGTATTAAGGGTGACAAAGAATTATCCTAGATACAAACAAGTGATGATTCTATGCTCACTGCAATGTTGTTCAGTCATGGTTGGAGTACTGCATTGGATCTCATTCCTAATACGTTGGTCGCCACAAGCTTTGTGCTCTTGTCATTATCAAACAGACACAATTGAGCACTAGAGATGTCTTGTTTTTGTTGGCCATGTGGGCTATACTTATACTTCTTGTTTATTATAGTTTGTAGCCATTTTATATAAGGTGATGAACCCTTAAATTGACAATAGGACAAAATTGACTACTCTGCAAGTGCTGGAagccatcccgtctagacttgTAAGATGTAAGTCACTATTCCCTATTACATGCACAATATCTCAACATGAATACTAAGGTTTATATCCTTCATCAGTTTGCAGCTGGAAAGATGGGTTTCCATATGATATGCGGATATTTACTACTTCTTGCAATGCAACAGACTTGAAGCCGAGCTACATCTTCAGAAGGCCCTCAATCCTTATTCAAGGCACTTCATAGCTAGAAGATAATAGTTACCAGGAAGATTGCATATctgctgtgtgtgtgtgtgcgtgcatGCGTGCATGTGTGTGTGGCTAATttgtgtgcgtgtgcgtgtgtgtgactAATTTGTCTGCTTGACTTTGTAGCCATTACAGTTCACTGCTACAATGGAATCTCTGCACACTGCAATGTCAATTTTGCTGTGAGTCTTGTGTGTCATATAATGATCCATGATTGCTGATGATATGCGTAGGAAGGGCTCTGATCACTGCTTCCTACCATAATGCCATATAGCTTCAGCATTATTTAGCACAAGGCTGATTCTTATTTTGCACTGGCTTAAACTGCATCATTGCACAGTTTTGAGCGTTTGGACCATGCCAAAGGCAATTTCATTGGTCTGTTTTCTAATGTAGGTTCCTCATTCTGTTTGGTCTTGGAATTAGACTGTTTTCCAACAGCAACATTGTCAACTTGTACGGAAGAATGAAACTGCTCTTTGAAATAAAAGGGGAAAACACCATAACAAATAGTCACTggatatataaaaaaaaagtagaTGCAGGCAACAAATTTAATATAATCTCTTTTACACGAACCATGCCTGATTCTTTGTTTAGAAAATAGAAACAATTACAATGATAGCTAAATTGCAATCCACAAATGTTTCAAATGGTCTGCCTGCTTGTGTTCTTGTTTATTATTCTTTGCTGTCTGTTTGATTTGGCTAAGTCTGCTTAAGAAAATAATAGCATTTATGATATGATTTGTATATTCTTTTGAGGCCAATAGTTTTCATACCTGAACTTTGTTCCTCATTGTTTTTCCTGCTCTATAATGCTTTATTGTCAGCACATTCAAAGTAGTAGTGTAAAATTGGGTGATTCTCCTGCAACCTCCTTTGCTGTTGTATTTAATACAGGAAATTGACTTTTGAGTGGATTCTTGAATAGATGATGCATTGTATGCTTATGGATTTTGGTAATTTTCAGTATTTAGGTCAACTTCTCGTAAATTTTTGGCCTCAAATTGTTGACAAACTGTTGCATGATTGGAGCGTGTATCACATTACCTTGTGCAATGACATTAGTGCTAACAATTGTGGTGCTATTCAAATTTATGCCTGTAATATCAGTATCTTCGCACCTGATAGAAGTATAGAACAATAACAGCACTGCCTTGGGCTTTGTTGCCCTTATATCCTTCTGCTGTCAATGCACTTAACAGCTTCTATGCCATATTGCTTGCGCTTACAAAATACAAAGTGAAACGTTTTAACAAGATTAAATTTATTATCGTAACTGTGCATATAGGATGTCAGTTTGTTAGGTAGAAATTGCAGCTCCGATGTTCTAATTAATTTTCTAGTGTTGGTTAGGAATTTCAGCTTTGATATTCTAACGGCCAATTTTCTAGTCTGCAGGTCGTAAAGAAGTATCAGCTTTCCAACTGAGGGACTGGGGGAGCTATATTTTTGGACATCTGCTTGAGTTTGTAGTTGAGAGATGAGACTCGTGAATTTCCAACCCCACTTTCTCCAACTTCTACAGTATGATGATGGAATCTCTGTGCTGTGTGTCGTCTAGGATCCATTGTCACTGGCGCTATGCCTGGAATTATTAAGCGCTGTTTACTGTCACAGGAGCTACCATTGTCCCATATGGCTACAATATTTGAGGCTAAGCCAATTTCATTGGTCTTCTTTATAGTGTGGCTGTGTGGGTTAATCGATCAGCCAGCTTTGACTTCAAATTTCGCTGAGCCCCAACAGTGTCAGCTTGCACAACAAATCCAAACCAAGCCAGAAACCACTCTCTGGGAAGAAATGAAACACCAGGACAACAGACCAACAGTGATTGGACAAAAGAGGCCGGGGTTCGAGGCCCGCTTATCAGATATGCCTTCCTaaggctttctccaaccattccccccatccaactccccccaaacgtactatttactatattttactacctccctccaaaagattcctccccctataactccttctctccaaccattcccccatatctattccccctatatactatcactcattaactaactatttatttaacgtttttgaatttaaaaaaaacatacagtatttatactgtcataatacgcattattatcgtgttacggggctcaaacgggattaatatcgtaaagaaacggtgtgattagagatatagggggagtttcaactctcCCCATACgtggggggagtttcaactccccccaaTATACAGGGGAGCCAtggggggagccgttggagGGCTTCCTCCCCCCAAAGCTCCCCGTACGTGCGGGGGAGGGAGCCTACAGGGCACCGTTGGACATCGCCTaaggctttctccaaccattccccccatccaactccccccaaatgtactatttactatattttactacctccctccaaaaaattcctccctctataactccttctctccaaccattccccccatatctattccctctatatactatcactcattaactaactattaatttatcttttttgaattttaaaaaaataatacagtatttgtactgtcataatacacattatcatcatgttacgaggctcaaacgagattaatatcatgaagaaacggtgtgattagagatatagggggagttgaaactcactctatatatagagggagtttcaactccccccatatatagggggagctttggggggaaccgttggatcggatttccccccaaagctccccctaCGTGGGGTGGGGGGCCATATAGAGGGCACCGTTGGAGCAAGCCTAAGTCAGGGGCTAGTCCCTACCCTCTTTTCTGGAAAGAGATGGGTGAACAAATTTGGATTCGCCAAGAAAATCATTTGTCACAAGAAAGTGTTGATGTTTCGCGTGGAATATACCACTGTTCTCTGAATGAAGGTTTGAAGATCTGAAAGAAGCTGCTACATGGATCTCATTCTGGCCTCAGTCGCCTCATCAACACAACACCACCGGTGCTGAGAGCATGCTGCAAAGCCACGCTGTTTCTGTGGTCTCGCTTTACATAAACAACACTCCCATGGAACCGATTCTTGGCAGTGCCAGGCAACATTAGAGGGTACAGCAAAAAGAGGCATGCAAGTATAGCGGTCCAAGTACAATATCCTGCCGAGATGAGAGATGATGCATGGTGCCATGGCTGCTTTTTCTCCAGGTCATTCTCCTGAAAGGTGCATCTGCTTCAGATGTAAAGATCacagtaccagcagcatggaCGGACCATATGGCAGAATTCAGAATTGAGCTAGACTATACTCTCATTAAACAAGTATATTATCAGCTAAAAATGGTATATATCAGCAGCCGGCAGATGGTATGCATGTTTCCAGTGATTATCCAAAAACTGAACAGAGCAAACTTCAGGATGAACATGGGATTAAACATCAATTCCTCAACAAGCATACTGATAACTTCAAATTATGGAGGTCTACATGCCGCAACAGATGAGTTCATGGACAACCACAAAAGATATTAGTTGCCTGACGTTACAGGAGTTTCTTACACATCATACTGGAAGCTTGAAGCTAGCAAACCGCATGCAGCATCAGGCTTTCACCAGTTCCATCTCTCTGAGCGACTATGATCGGTGGTGGTTTATTTGGCCTCCTAGAGCGACCAGTCCGATGTGTTGCTGGCCTGGTCGAATGTGCTTGTGGAGCCCTGATCGATgcgcggcgctggcgctggcctGCTTCCCTGCAGGGCAAGCTCGAGCTCACCTGAGAACTGGCCATGACGACTGCTAGAGCCAGAATGCACCTCATCAAGGGGGACTTCAGGTGGCAACTGAGGTGTCATGTTGCGCCCACCTGCGTGGCCCTGAGAGCCCATCCAGGGGCTCGGCATAATGTAGCTACTCGCCATGACGGAGGGTGCCACAGGGTTGCCATCAAAGCCCGCTGTTGCGGGCATTGACGCAGCACGGCTGTGGCCAGCACTTTGGGTAGTATCCCATGGCTGAGTTGACAGAAGAGAGAGAGCACAGCTAGAGTCAGCGGGGACTCCTGCAAGACATCCACCAGGTGGGAGCTCCGGCCCAGGGAACACCGGTGGCCCTGATGAGGGGCTACCCTGGCTGCCATATGAGTGGGCACCATATCCTGCTATTGCACTGTGATGATGAGGATCTAAGCTTGATTGCCACTGCATACTACCAGGCACCCTTTCCCCAGGCTGAGCCGCCTGCCACCCATCCCTCATGCTGCTTGGAACCCTTGGGTATGAGAAATCCAACAGAAAGCTTCTGAACCTGCCAGGCTCTCCTGGATTTGAGCACACGAACATTAGCaaaggccaaaaaaaaaaaaaggtggcaACCACGCCACAAGGTAGGAAAATAGGAGGCTTTGTTACCACCCAAGGATGCAGCAAGACGACCATAGCGTGATGCAAGAGGTCCAGCAGGCGGCCTCCTCCGGCGTTCATTGTGGCCCATAAGGCGTCTGCGGCAACTGCGTTTTTGTTGGTCAAATTCATGCAACTGGTGGAACCTGCAGTTTATGTGAAAAGAGAAATGATGATTCAAGCTTTCTATATAAATTTGAAGGGTGAGGAACAGTAACCAAACTTTATTGTTAGCGTGTGTGTATGGGCTGTAGCTGCGCCGGCCTCCCTGGCTGTGCGCTTCCCCTCAGGTTAGGTAGATGGTATTGGATTACGCGAGGATCTCCTTTGATTGGTATTGTTTCTATAAACCAAACCCTAGGACTTCCTTGCCTATATTTGTACAAGAGCTTTGCCTCTCCATTATCAATTATTTTCCCGAGCCATATTCGCTTACATTTATGACGGTATACATGTTGCAATATCCAGATCTCAAAGTCTAAGTGCAAATAGATACTAACTCCATCCAAATTTAGGACAAattatttaattcaaaaaatgaacTAATTTGCTTGTCCTAAATGTCATCCATTtgagaacagagggagtattttCTTTATATAGAATGTAAACTGagcagaaaataaaaaatatacagATAAAGCATACATCATAATAACAATAAAGTTTAAGTGCAGCTTAATAACAGGATATAGCAAGTTCAAGAATTAACTTATAGTGTTAGCTTATCCTACTAGTAACATGCATAGCATTCATGACATAGATATGGAAAACCACACTATAGGTCAAAGCCAATGGCAATGCTATTAAAGATACTAGATGAattccccgcgcgttgctgcgggaatATTTGGATCATATCAAAAAATGCTGGAACAATTGTTGAGTGAGTACACAGATATAAAGAGGGCCATGCATACATGTCAAGAAGTGAAAGATGGATCTCTTTAGTACTATGTTGAACATAGAAAGAAAATCAGTGACAAAATAATTGGAACTCAGGTGAAACCTTAAAGTTGGTCACTTCAGAGAGGCATGCTAATAAATTAGACACTGgatgtaaagaaaaaaaaataagtaaAAGGTCAATTAAATGCTAGCATATGAAATTCCTAACTTTATATAATGCTACCTTGACCTTCTGAAAAAGAGAGCTGGTTCtcgtgctctagagatacaacTTGCCAATTTAGAAAATAAGAATTTCAGGCAAACAATGGTTTTTTTTTATCTAGCTGCATCAACATAAGGAGGGTCATCAGATGATTAAAAAAATTTCCCTACTAAAATTACAATAAGAATAGATGAAGAACTACATATATTGGAAGGAATTGTCGTTGGAATATTTAGATGGATAACCTGGGTATATAAGGAACAACATCAATGCGGTAGATCGAGTATGTTGTGATGTGGCCATGGCAGGAAACTTGTTGCTCCTGCACGCCTGCTGAATTGACCAAGCGAGCATACATGAATCCCATCATCAAGGCCATTGGAGAACTGGGGAGTGATGAAAGGGTCCAGAGGTTGATCTTAGACGCATGTGCTAGGAGAATAGAGAAACACATCGGTAATTATATACTACTATGATTCTTAGTAGCTGCAATCTGTGGCTTTACTGAAAATTGGAATGGATGAGAAGTTGGAGAGACGTGGTGGCTGACTATTTGATTCGTTGTCCATGGAAGGCACGCCCAAGGGGCAAATGACGTGAGTGGGAAGGAGAGCATTTTGTTCCCCTTTAATTGTTGGCAGATaggagcacgtcaaggcacGAAGGAGTGGGAACGTGGATGATTGATGGAGTACTAATGCCATTAGTGCCATTAGCTGTGGTGGTCTCTTGATCTGCCAATATGCTGAGTAAAGAAGAGGGGAGGCTCTTAATCTGCCAAAGGTGCTGAGTAAAGAAAGGGGCTGAGAAAACAATCGGATGGTTAAAACAATATGGATGATATGAGGTTTGAGAAATCTAACGGTTTAGATTTAAGTGATGATGTGGCTTTATGTGGTTGCAGCAAAATCAGAGTTAATGATGTTTAATGGGTTCCATCtatataggatatatagattcctcttcttcctagGCAAGTGTTCTGCACATTCATTAAAGATCAAACTCTATCGTTATGGCTTTCATAATTGCATCGATGCATCCAGTCATGGTTTTTAAGTCGTCGCCTAGGCATCGCCTTGGCGTCCAGGCGGAAATCGATTCCTGGCGTACCTCATGCGTATGGCGTCCAGAGTCGTCGCCTAGGCGGCTATGGCGTCGATTTTTCCGCAAGGCGAGCGCCGCACGGACAATATTGCGAGCGCGCACGGGTGAAAAGTGGGGCTGCGGGGCTGCGCGGGAAGGGTTGCGCGCGCGGGAatcggcagcagcggcgcgcgtTGGGAAAAAGGGGGCCGCGGGGCCGCGCGGGAGGGTTTCGCGCGCGGGAatcggcagcagcggcgcggaCGCGCGTACACCTCCCGTCGTGATGTGTCTGGTGAGGTAGCAGATTTAGAAATAGAGGGAAAAGGAGAGGGCGGGTGGCCGGCGGCACCTCGAATCCTCAAGCGGCGACGGGTCGCGGCTGCTCCAATCCAGCGTGCCTGCTCTCCAATCCCATGGCTCCAGCCCCTTCTCCAATCGATctgcctcttcttcctcttctccaacCAATCTGGGCGGATTCCCTCCACTCCCTCTCCATCCAAGAGCTCCTGGTTGTTCTTCCGCCTCCCTGCCAGCACCCCCTCCCGCGGCTGCACaggttcctcttcctctcctcttcTTTCCCTCTGC
The Panicum virgatum strain AP13 chromosome 6N, P.virgatum_v5, whole genome shotgun sequence genome window above contains:
- the LOC120679282 gene encoding probable lipoxygenase 8, chloroplastic, which codes for MALLKPSPSSNTQTCCGWSWSTAAAQSPLVVLAPASFPSSLSRRPLPSLLVQLGRPRRGRGRRIAIGCVASRRSSEAPSSGSSSRGSSSAAAAMAAAARVKAVATIKATVGGFLDSLRPSRAIDDVKDLIGRSLYLELVSSQLDAKTAQEKPTLRSYAHRVAGNGDKVVTYEADFDVPAGFGAVGAVLVTNEHHTEMFLEDIKLMPSSSDGSGAAPLLAIRCNSWVQPKSGGGDDDAAPGKRVFFANKPYLPSQTPPGLRSYRRKDMEQKRGDGRGQRKSTDRVYDYDTYNDLGDPDNGADKARPVLGGSKQFPYPRRCRTGRPMSTKDPRTETRSGDNYVPRDEAFSEEKQLQFSVKTLQSVLHAAVPAVQSTLIDPDLGFPSFFVIDKLFEDGVQLPKAEQLGFLAGILPRLLQKLRDGPGDQLLLFGRPANVKKDKFAWLRDEEFARETLAGMNPYAIELVREFPLKSKLDPAVYGPAESSITAEVLEQQMGCVMTVAEALKQKRLFMLDYHDLFLPYVHKIRAQEHTTMYGSHTVFFLCDDGTLRLLAIELTRPASPAQPQWRRVFTPSTDTTESWLWRMAKSHVRAHDSGHHELVSHWLRTHGAVEPYIIAANRQLSEMHPIYQLLHPHFRYTMRINALARTALINAGGIIELSFSPQKYAMELSSVAYDQLWRFDTETLPADLVRRGMADEDPTAEHGLRLAIKDYPFANDGLLIWDAIKGWVQAYVSRFYPGSGVVAGDAELQAFWADVRTVGHADKKDAPGWPALDSPGSLAHALTTIIWVASAHHAAVNFGQYDFGGYFPNRPSIARTKMPVEEPVDAGALAAFLDNPDQALRECFPSQVQATLVMAVLDLLSTHSPDEEYLGGLETAPWSDDAEVQAAYGKFNAQLKEIEGIIDVRNADRRLKNRCGAGIVPYQLMKPFSEAGGTGKGIPNSTSI
- the LOC120678801 gene encoding squamosa promoter-binding-like protein 14 isoform X1 — encoded protein: MEAASAGGSGGGGGDDHLHGLKFGKKIYFEDAGASGSGSGSSGGSASGASEPLPPPSASPPRAAAGRRGRGAAGGAAGSSAPPRCQVEGCNVDLTGAKTYHCRHKVCAMHSKAPLVVVNGIEQRFCQQCSRFHQLHEFDQQKRSCRRRLMGHNERRRRPPAGPLASRYGRLAASLGGEPGRFRSFLLDFSYPRVPSSMRDGWQAAQPGERVPGSMQWQSSLDPHHHSAIAGYGAHSYGSQGSPSSGPPVFPGPELPPGGCLAGVPADSSCALSLLSTQPWDTTQSAGHSRAASMPATAGFDGNPVAPSVMASSYIMPSPWMGSQGHAGGRNMTPQLPPEVPLDEVHSGSSSRHGQFSGELELALQGSRPAPAPRIDQGSTSTFDQASNTSDWSL
- the LOC120678801 gene encoding squamosa promoter-binding-like protein 14 isoform X2 — its product is MEAASAGGSGGGGGDDHLHGLKFGKKIYFEDAGASGSGSGSSGGSASGASEPLPPPSASPPRAAAGRRGRGAAGGAAGSSAPPRCQVEGCNVDLTGAKTYHCRHKVCAMHSKAPLVVVNGIEQRFCQQCSRFHQLHEFDQQKRSCRRRLMGHNERRRRPPAGPLASRYGRLAASLGEPGRFRSFLLDFSYPRVPSSMRDGWQAAQPGERVPGSMQWQSSLDPHHHSAIAGYGAHSYGSQGSPSSGPPVFPGPELPPGGCLAGVPADSSCALSLLSTQPWDTTQSAGHSRAASMPATAGFDGNPVAPSVMASSYIMPSPWMGSQGHAGGRNMTPQLPPEVPLDEVHSGSSSRHGQFSGELELALQGSRPAPAPRIDQGSTSTFDQASNTSDWSL